From Rhododendron vialii isolate Sample 1 chromosome 10a, ASM3025357v1, the proteins below share one genomic window:
- the LOC131303693 gene encoding triacylglycerol lipase OBL1-like, producing MDCDGSNSFSKNNYMILRPDEIDVFDLVGVLFSSDLEKRKGVHCQAWRGESFQRRWIIFVSISMQKFLRSVAKPMACFGSVVEMWLNLLSCNHNFSMLLLNILQGKVVMPDKNSATFLSFIGNLDKRVELDKNIKHGDIRYYGALSMMASKASYENKAYIETTVNDLWKMEFLGAFSFWNDYQEKATTQAFMFRDKNASSDLIIVAFRGTEAFDADAWCTDFDISWYELPGKGKVHGGFMKALGMKKNQGWPKEIEQDNHNQPPGAYYAIREKLRDLLQTNDEARFILTGHSLGGALAILFAAVLAMHEEVGLLGRLEGVYTFGQPRVGDEKFGEFMTTQLEKYTIPYNWFVYSNDMVPRLPYDDSTLMFKHFGTCLYFNSFYQGKIVTEEPNKNYFSPLAIIPKAINGIWELMRSFIIPHTMGPDYKEGFVLRLLRSIGLVIAGVSAHSTQDYVNATRLSSPHVYSLVYHAKKHQ from the exons ATGGATTGCGATGGCAGTAACAGTTTCTCAAAGAATAATTACATGATATTGAGACCAGATGAAATTGATGTTTTTGATCTGGTTGGGGTGCTGTTTTCCAGCGATTTGGAGAAGAGAAAAGGTGTTCATTGTCAAGCATGGAGGGGGGAAAGTTTCCAGCGTAGGTGGATCATATTTGTGTCAATATCAATGCAAAAGTTTCTGAGGTCAGTGGCAAAACCAATGGCATGTTTTGGGTCTGTGGTGGAGATGTGGCTGAACCTCCTGTCTTGTAACCATAACTTTAGCATGCTTCTGTTGAATATCTTGCAAG GGAAGGTGGTGATGCCTGATAAAAACTCAGCAACATTCTTGTCGTTTATTGGGAATCTCGACAAGCGGGTGGAGTTAGACAAAAACATCAAACATGGTGATATCAGATACTATGGGGCACTCTCAATGATGGCTTCTAAAGCATCCTATGAGAACAAAGCCTACATTGAAACTACAGTCAATGACCTCTGGAAG ATGGAATTCTTGGGTGCATTTAGTTTTTGGAATG attaccAAGAGAAAGCTACAACACAAGCATTTATGTTTCGCGATAAGAACGCCTCCTCCGATTTAATCATTGTGGCATTCAGAGGAACAGAGGCTTTTGATGCAGATGCATGGTGCACAGACTTTGACATCTCTTGGTATGAGCTCCCTGGCAAGGGAAAGGTTCATGGAGGTTTTATGAAGGCTCTAGGCATGAAAAAGAACCAAGGTTGGCCCAAGGAAATCGAACAAGATAACCATAACCAACCACCAGGGGCTTACTATGCCATAAGAGAAAAGTTGAGGGACCTATTGCAAACAAATGACGAAGCCAGATTTATATTGACTGGGCACAGCTTGGGAGGTGCCTTGGCAATTTTATTTGCAGCAGTTTTGGCAATGCACGAAGAGGTAGGGTTGCTTGGGAGATTAGAGGGGGTTTATACATTTGGACAACCAAGAGTTGGAGATGAGAAATTTGGAGAGTTTATGACTACACAATtggaaaaatatacaattccgTATAATTGGTTTGTTTACAGTAATGATATGGTGCCTAGGTTGCCTTATGATGACTCAACACTTATGTTTAAGCACTTTGGGACGTGCTTATATTTTAACAGCTTTTATCAAGGCAAG ATTGTAACCGAAGAACCAAACAAGAACTATTTCTCACCACTGGCAATAATACCAAAGGCCATAAATGGCATTTGGGAGCTGATGAGAAGCTTCATTATTCCTCACACAATGGGCCCAGACTACAAAGAGGGCTTCGTTCTTCGACTTCTCCGGTCCATTGGATTGGTTATTGCAGGCGTATCCGCTCATTCCACACAAGATTATGTTAATGCCACCCGTTTGAGTTCCCCTCACGTATATTCATTGGTTTATCATGCCAAAAAGCACCAATAG